The Vulpes vulpes isolate BD-2025 chromosome 1, VulVul3, whole genome shotgun sequence genome contains the following window.
TCACTTTGACCTctggaggagctggaggctgAGTAATTAAGCTCAACTACACAGATGTTCCACACCTATGTGATAGACTCAGAAATTAAAATTGTGGACACTTAGGCTTAGATGAGCTGCCCTGTTGGCAATACCCTATGCATTGTCACCCATTgttgatggaaaaaataaacactaaggatccctgggtggctcagtggtttagtgcctgccttcgccccagggcgtgatcctggagtcccaggattgagtcccacgtcgggctccctgcatggagcctgcttctccctctgcctgtatctctgtctctctgcctctctctctctctcatgaataaataaataaaatctttaaaaaaaaaaaaaaaagaaagaaaaagttaacacTGTTCATATGACTCTACCGGGAGAGACAAGTTGAAGCTCATGCCTGGTCTCTCCTGGACTCTATCCTATCTATTCTTTTTCGTTTGCTGATTTTAACTGGTATCTGTTGGCTGTAATAAACTATAACTGCAAGTACAATAACTCTTCTGAGTTCCATAAGTCCTACGAAACCATTGAACCTGAGTGTGGTCTTGGAGACCCTCAACCAGCATCTTAAACTCAACGTGGCCCAGACAAAACTTGTGTTCAccttctcccctccaccccaaatGCATTCTCCATCAAACCTTCCCCATATAAAAAGAAACGGCATCCCTCTCCTTCTAGTGGCTCATGCCAAAAATTTAGGAGTCTCTCTTGCTTGGTTTCCCTTGCATTTCACATCCAACCCATCAGCAAAACAGTAAAGCCTATTATTGCaggataaaatatttaccaaaaagtGCACATGTCACAGGCATAGAGCGTGCTGAATTTGTCAGCCTGAACACACCCATAACCAACACccacaaagagacagagaacatcaccagctctccctccccctgaGAGTCCTACATTTCAAGTCATTAAGACATTCCACAGGAAACCACTGTCCCGACTTCTAATAACAGAGTGATTCTGTTTTCTGTACTCCATATAATAAATAGAGTCAATGTACatgcttttgtctgtttttttgtgtgtctggttTCCTTGGCTTAACATCATGGTTGCAAGATTCGTCTATACTGTTGTGTGTAGTTGTAGATCACTCTTTCTAATCGAGTAGTATTTAATTGTGTGAACATGCCACAattatccattctactgttgattGGCGTTTGGGTAGCTTCTAGATTAcagctattatgaatagtgctgcaaaGAATATCGTCCACCCATGGCTTTTAGTGAACATGTTTCTGTTTGGCATATGCACCTGGGATTGGAGTTCCTAAATTGTAGAGTTTATACACGTTTTTGCTTTAGTAGGTACAGTTAAAGAGTTGCATTGCATTGCCCAAATTTGCATTGCCCCCAGCCAGGTACCATGTATGAGAGTTCTAGCCACCGTCTTCCTCCCCCATCAGGATTTTGTGCTTTCTTAATTGAACTACTCTCAATCAGCAAATTCACAACAGTTCCATGGACTAGCACTAGATTTCAGTACGAGTTGCCAGAATTTTCTAACAGGAACATCCCATTTGGTAGCAGTTATACATACCCTCTGGCTACTTTCCAGGACCACGGGTTCAACCATCCCAGAACAAACTCCAGGTCACTGGAGAGAGTGTAAAAGAAGTTTGAGcaatactggaaaaaataaacactaaggatccctgggtggctcagtggtttagtgcctgccttcgccccagggcgtgatcctggagtcccaggattgagtcagAATTCCTGCTGTTACAATAATAATAAGAGCTGGCTATGTGTCAggaccaaatacatattttgacaAAATACTGAATGGCTGAGTATTTGGTCACAGGCGAAGATTGCCATTATGgaataaaatttagagaatatAGGAATAAATCTGAAATgttattaaaacttttaaatttataccacaattttatttttgtgaaagatttatttattcacgagagacacacagagggaggcagagacctaagcagagggagaagcacactccctgtggggagcctgatgcaggactcgatcccaggaccctgggatcacaacctgagccaaaggcagacgctcaaccactgaatcacccaagtgcccccacaattttattttttcaaaattacaagattttttaaaaagatttatttattcatgagagacacacacagagagagagagagagagagaaaggcagaggcacaggcagagggagaagcaagctccatgcagggagcccgatgtgggactcaatcccgggtctccaggatcacaccctgggccgaaggtggtgctaaaccactgagccactcgggctgcccaaaatttagTTGCCAGTGTAATATAGTAACAGGGACAACTGCTAGCTGGCTCTTCTGACCTCTCTGTTGCCCATTTATGATACAAAATGGCTTATGAGGGAACAAGACATCTTTGACCAGCATTGTTGATGGTGACATGTCACCAGACTATCAAGCTTCCCTTCTTTGCTAAAAGTAACTGTCTGAAAGTAGAAAACTTATTTCCTATTCAACTCACAAGCTGGAAAATCTAGTTGATGGTGATGATACTATTTCATTGAAACAATCCCACGGAATTGAAACCCCATGAAAGCGAATCTTTGTGCACTGCTTGAAAAATCTGCTTGGGGGAATCTTTTTGGGAGATTTAAAGctgttactttgttttcttttgcagtAATGCTTTATCAATCATCATTCATCTTTGCTGCATTTCACCTTTGCAGGATCTTCCACTGATCTCTTGCTGCCTGAGAAGAAATCCCAAAACTTAGTGGTGTAGACAACTGTTTTGTTACACTCATTAACTCTGTGGGCCAGAAATTCGCACAGGGTACAGCAGTGATAGTGTGTTTCTGCTATGTGATGGCTGGGCCTCAACTGGGAAGATGTAAATGGTCGAATGGTCAGGGAGTGAGTCAAATGGTTGGGAGCTACAATCATCTAGAAGTTTCCTTAATCACATGTCTGgtgcctgagctgagatcatttGAAGGCTGGACTCAGGTGGGAACTGTTGACTGGAGTACACACATGTGGCTTCTCTAGGTGGCTTGAGCTTCCCCACAACACGGCAGCCAGAGGAAGGTTTACCTTCTTACTTGGAGCTCAGGGATCCAAGAATGAGAGTATCCCAACAAATAAGAAAGAAGTTGCATGGCCCTTTATAACATATCCTGAGATGTCACATAGATTCCTTTCCACAATAGTCTTGATCCAATCATTTCCCTTTGACCACACTCTCCATTGGTTAAAGAATATACAAGTAAGCTGAGATTCAGTAAGAGATACAGGAGTATCAGAGAACTTATGACCATGTTTTAAAACCACTGCATGATGATGGTACACATTCATTCTTCAGCTGATTAACAGCACTTCCACAGGTAAAGTAcatgagattttaaaacactACTTAAAGCTAGAGGGTCTATTGGAATGGGATATTCACATTTAACcatttgaatgactttttttttttttttttgcatgaagtATCGTGGAAACTTGGGCAACCACACACATACTGCAAGATCAAAGGATTGATCATGTCGAAGTTCAGGATTGCTAGGGATGACAGTGGAACACGCATTTGGCTATTTGGTCTTGCCAAGGCCAATTCCAAATGGAATTCAAATAACAGATTTTGGTCAAATACTCAAGCCAAAATTGTACTTCAGTGCATCTTTCATAGGTGATATTCCTGAACCTTCAAAGTTTTGATCAGGaaggtttgtgggtttttttaaggactttatttacttattcatgagagacacacacacatagagagagaggcagagacataggcagagggaggaacaggctctttgcaggaagcttgatgcaggactccatcccaggacctcatgatcaggacctaagccaaaggctaaggctcaaccactgagccacccaggtgccccaatcaggAAGGTTTTTATTGGTATTCCCTATAGGGAGAAGAGAAAGGCGCCCAGAGAGCTCAAAGCTTCCAAGACTGCACAGCTAGTAAGCGGCGTTCCTAGGTGTATCAGTGAGGTCCTAACAGCAATCAGCAGCTCAAACTGAGTCACTGAGAAGTGTTTTTCATTAACTATTAACAAACGTGTTGCTTGTGGGCAACAAGTTGAGGAAACCAGCAAGGAAAGAGAGGTGAAGGACTATATCCAGGCTTGAAGGGCATGTGGGGCAGAAGGCGGGAAGTTTCTAGAAGCTCCCAGATATTTCTGGAACCAGGGTAACCTTCGCTGAGAGAGCTGTCAGGAGCTGCGGCTCTGTTAGAGGACCTCAGGGCCATCAAAGCTGCTCCTTTCTCTGGCCCTCGGACTTCTGGTGGCTCCCAGGAGTCCCGTGGGCTCAACCCAACAGAAAGGCAGAGGCTAGGAGGGCTCGGATGCCATCGCACAAGTCAGGGCACTCCACCTCCGTCCCCGAGGCCCAGTTGAAGTGAAAAGAGTGGAAAGAGTCTGTAGGGAAAACCAGAGAACGCGCAGACCCTTCGCGAGGGGGGAGCTGCacggccgcccctcccccgggccgccccccaccccgggccgcccctcccccgggccgtcccccccccccccccccccccccccgcggctcGCGCGCTGGGCTCCGCAGGCGGGAGGGCGCGTCCCCAGCGGAGGCTGGTTGCCATGGCGACCGcgggcgcaggggcgcaggggcgcgaGTGCGCAAGCGCGCGCTGCGACGCCGGCCTCGGCTCCGCGCAGCTGCGGAGCTCGAGGCGAGACGCCGAGCGCCGCGCGGGGGTCGAGCGGGGCCGGAGCGGGGGCGGCCGCCGGCTTCTCGGCCCGGTAGCGCGGGGCAGGCGGCCTGGGTGGGCCGAGCTGGCGCCTGGTGAGCGGCCCGTCGTGGGCCGGAGCTGCCAGATCCCACCCAGCCCGGCGGCCGCCAGCAGGGCCCGGGGCGGGCGGAGCGCGGTTTCCGGTCGCAGGACACGTGTGAGCCCCCGGGGCCGGTTCGGGGAGGGCCTGGGCGAGCGCGAGGCCGGGTTGGGCCCGCGGCgcggtggggggggtgggggtggggggcaagagCTCGGAGCCTGGCCGTCTTGCGGGGACTCTGACCTCCCTCTTCTGTCACCTTACAGGATTAATATTTAGGGGCTGCTGGCTCCCTGGTCCACCTTACAGACTCTCGAGTACACGTGGGATTAGAGGCGCCAGGTGGTCGCGACCATGGCCATGAACCTCCTGGAGGACTGGTGCCGGGGGATGGAAGTGGACATCCACAGGTCCCTGTTGGTCACGGGCATCCCGGAGGACTGTGGTCAAGCAGAAATCGAGGAGACTTTAAATGGGGTCCTCTCCCCGCTGGGCCCATACTTCGTGCTCAATAAGATTTTTCTGAGGGAAGAGAATGCCAAAGCTGCCCTGATTGAGGTCGGAGAGGGTGTGAATCTCAGGGCCATACCCCGCGAATTCCCAGGAAGGGGGGGCGTCTGGAGAGTGGTTTGTAGAGACCCCACCCAGGatgctgagtttttaaaaaatctgagtgAATTCCTGGATGCTGAGGGGCGCACCTGGGAGGATGTAGTCCGCCTACTCCAGCTTGgccaccccccaggcccccagaatCAGCCCCGAGAGAACTGGGCAGAAGCTCTGGGGGTGCTCCTGGGGGCAGTGGTGCAAATCATCTTCTACATGGATGCGGAGATCCGCAGCCGCGAGGAAGTTAGGGTGCAAGAAGTAGCTGATGCCCAGGCAGTGGCAACCTCAGCCCCAGCCTCAGCAGCACGGAGGAAGATCAAGAAGGAGCCAGGGCGGGCTGCAGAAGTAGGTTCTGCTTTGAAGATCGAGAATCCTGACTGCTGGCATGACCTGGGAGATGAAGGGGACCCTCCCAAACCTGTGGTTCTCAGAGCTGGAGCTAAAAATCGCtccaggagaaagaagcagagaaaaaaccCAAAGCAGGAATCAGTGCCTTGGAAGAAGCCCAAAGGCCAGCATTCCAACAGCTCAGGCTCCTTGGAGGATCTTGAGGCTGATGGTGCTGAAAATACGGAGGTCTCAGAATATATCAGGAGCAACAAAAAGCCCTGTGTGAAGCAGGAGGAGTCAGCTTTGAAGAATCCTGTGGCAAAATGTGCCTGGAAGGCTCCCAGTACCCCATCCCATGATCCCCCGTCAGAAGCTGTGAGTCCTGGGGTTGCTTTGGAGTCAGACCAAGATGGCGGTCAGGAGGGCCCCCCAAAGAAGAAAGCCATGAGCTGGGCCTTGGCAAAGAATCCTCCTCccatgagaaagaagaagaaggtgagCTTGGGCCCTGTTTCATACGTCCTTGTTGATTCAGAAGATGCCAAGAAGAAGCCAGCGATCGCAAAGAAAGGGCCAGGCTCAAGAAGAGATGCCTCGGTTCGGAAGGCCCTCCGAGGTCCCCAGCCTGAGGGGTTGCCAGCCTCAACGTCTCAGGGCCCAAAGGCCAAGCCAGAAGGCTCTCCTCCTGCCTCTAGTGGTCAGAATGGCAACAGAAGTCATTTGGGTTGTGCCAGCAAGTGGATGAGTGGGGAAGAACAGGAGCAGCAGGTGGGCGCAGAGGCACTCGGGGGCATGGCAGGTCAGGTGGTGCGTGAGGAGGATCCCAGTGCAGCGGAGGAGGCAGATAACACACCAGCTGAGGCTTCAGAGGGCGAGAGCCCTGACCTCCCTCCTAGGAGCCCCTGAAGGCCAATCCTGGGGACACCCAAGGGCAAAGCAAACCCCCCACCTCTTGTTTGTTGGTGAGTGTTGCTGTGGTAGTCCCACGTCATTCCACCACTCCATCTGACCGAGCTCTGATAAAAATCGAATAGTTTAGGGTGATAACGGTTGTCAGAGTAGGTGGCTCTGAGGGTGGAGTTTTCTGGAGGCCTGGTTGCGGGATAGAAATGTTCAAGCATTTAAAAGGTccaaagaagtaagaaaaaaaatcccaaatgacACCTGCTTCCCTCCTGAGCTCTTCTAGTATGTCCACAGAACCCAGAAAGCTTGGATTGGGGACCACCCATACCCGAGTAGTTGAAAGGAGACCAAGAAGTATCACATTGGgaacagagtttttttttcttattgaatgaACCATGACTTTTGACTCTTAGGGATCCAGTTTGGAAAGATGTGGCTCTTGGAGGAAAACTCGTAGGTAGGAGGGGTTAAGGGAGGGAGTATACCtctctgctcttttctctgcCAGGCCTGCTTTTGCACATCCCCCTCTACTCACCTTCAGAGGTTGGAAAGTCGCTAAGCAGTCTGGGAATATTCTAGAATATACACTTATACGTACATGGGCAGGGTCCCTGTTAATGTTTTGCCTTCCTTCCTCATTCCCTGCTTCCTGGATAGTGAGCCCACATTTGCGTGCAGGGCCTGGCATTTTCTCCCACCTTCTCTGTGTTTCCACCATGAGGAAGTTAAGCAGAGCTCTTCAAAGCGGAcctgccttccttcttcctcctcctctttgacTTCCATCCTCCAGCTAACTAGCCAGAGGGCAAAAAGGTCCCAGGAGTTCATTTTGGGGGACAAGAACGCACACTTAGGCTTTGAAGTGTTTGCATTATAGGTTCTGTGACTAAAAATGGTACTTGGATTCCCACTTGGGGTCAGACACTCTCAGGAAGCTTGTGGGGATAAGGGGGTACCAATAGGGAAGAACTCGCACTTCTGGCTTCCCAGCCCTAATTCCAACCAGCGTCACCAAACTCTCCACATCTTTGGGGCTGAAGACACTTCTCCCATTTTATGTagtaagagagggaaaaaaattctaaaaaagctGGCTGTTAATTTCTGTTCTCTGAATAGACTAGCATATcgtgtcgtgtgtgtgtgtgtgtgtgtgtgtgtgtgtgtgtgtgtgtgtgtgtaggggcagGTGGCCGGATACCCGACACCAGTGGTTTTCTGGTGAGCCCTAAGGCATGCTCAAAGGTGTAATCCAAATCTCTGattcatgtgtttaaaaaaaaaaaaaaagctgggactTCAGCATCCTGAGCCAAACCAGTCATATAGGAGATGATCAGAATATTGCCTTGTGTTCATAAATGAACTTGGATTTTGTACAGGTCTGCAGAAGGTGTTTTCTGCCATCTGTTTGCATACAGCCAGACTCCTTAGAAGTGTGGCTGATGACAAAGGTTGGAAGCGGGAGACACTGTGTCCTGCGCATGCCCTGTAACGTAAGCTCTGGAAGAAGTTTCCCTTTGTAATTCACATGCTCTAATTCTGCGGTGAGTCTCAGCTTTATGATAGCACGTCAGCGTATTCACAAGGCGCTCAATAATAGTATTGTCATGCAGAGTTTTAGCCCTTTATGTGTCTGGGGGCAGCTCTCTTCTGACTTCGTTTTTGTGTCCGAGAACGTGAACAGTTGTTAGATGTTGTTACCAATTCTGCCTTGAAAATAAACATCTTGCATCAATTGATTTCAAAAACCTGGATGAGTCTTCACTGAAgatgcaggaaagaaagaaacaggtttCCATTTGTAGCTATTCCTCCGCATGTGTGTGCATCGAGGTTTTTCTTGGGTTTgcgcaaaacaaaacacagcacaCTGGACTCTTCAAGATGAGGAAAGCCTGGGATTCCCCAGCACCCAGGTTCAAAATCAGGTCATTAAGacttcattgtgtttttttttttaattaatttttattggtgttcaatttaccaacatacagaaaaacacccagtgctcatcccgccaagtgtccacctcagtgcccgtcacccattcccctccaacacccgccctcctccccttccaccacccctagtttgtttccccgagttaggagtctttatgttctgtctcccttcctgacatttcccaacatttcttttcccttcctttatattccctttcactattattcatattccccaaatgaatgagaacatacactgtttgtccttctccgattgacttacttcactcagcataataccctccagctccatccacgttgaagcaaatggtgggtatttgtcgtttctaattgctgagtaatactccattgtatacataaaccacatcttctttatccattcatctgtcgatggacaccgaggctccttccacagtttggctattgtggccgtggctgatagaaacatcagggtgcaggtgtcccgacgtttcattgcatctgaatctttgaggtaaatccccagcagtgcaattgctgggtggtagggcaggtctatttttaactctttgaggaacctccacacagttttccagagtggctgcaccagttcacattcccaccaacatgtaagagggttcccttttctccgcatcctctccaacatttgttgtttcctgccttgttaattttccccattctcactggtgtgaggtggtatctcattgtggtaagACTTCATTGTGTTAACAGATGGTCACCGTGATGGGTAATTGTAAACATATATGttacaaaataaaacttcagcAAAGTAAGTAtcaactctctttctctctttctctctctctttctctttttttaaggatttatttattcatgagagacacagactgaaagagagaggcagagacataggcagagggagaagcaggctcctcacagagagcctgatgcgggactccatcctggatcccaggaacatgaccttagcaggtgcccaactgctgagccacccagggatcctatctGTTGACTCTTATAGGTGAAGTCATGGATTATTTGAGAATAGGGTCCCCCCAGTGACCAACACACACACTGTCCTGGACAGAAGATACCTTTGTGAGGTATCCTCTTTGCTCTATGGCCCTCCACCAACACGGGAGGAACTCCTGCAGATCTTGTGGTTTCTAGAAGTTGCAGAAACAGGTGACCAGTGATGTgaatttatctgaaaatgttcattttgaaaaGCAGCTGGAAGATGAAAacccttttctcccctcccctcagacAGAAGCAGGTTTTTCAGCCACAAATTCCAGTTTTCTCCTGTCCAGTGCCCTCTCCTTCGAGGCCCTCCTGAACCCAGGTGGCCACGGCATCAGGCACCTGGGGTCTTTGTTAAAAATGCCATTTCTGGGCCCCACCTGCTGAGTCAAAATTCCTTGGAGGTTGTATCTTTACTGGGAACGTGTATCTTCAGCCATTTCTTCAGAGAATCTAAACGCATGCATAGGTTGGAGAGCTCTAGACAGAGTAGTCCATACTTGAGGGGAGAGAAAGGTCCCCCGGGGCCAACGCTGGGGTTTTCTGAAAGGTGAATGGAGATGGTCAGGGAGGGAAGGTGCACAAGAGATCAGAAGGGAAGCTGGCTTTTGAGGACTGGCAGCGAATGAGGTGCTGGAGTAGAGGCCCCGGGAACTGGCTTACTGATTGAGTGCTCACGCCCCTCACCCCAATGGAAAGCCCTATTTGGCCAACATCTTTACACCTCCCAAGATGTAGTCGCCTCCTCTAGTTTACCCACCCTGGCAGTAGAATCTAAAGGCTGACTTGGCCCAGAATTGGGGGATGGGGCGTGGGGGACACCCAGAGATGGGGCCAGGTGAGATGCAGCGGAAGCCGGCTGTCTGCAAGGAAGCCTCTCAGCCCTTCTCAGCATTCTGCCCGGGGCTGTGCCTGAGACCAAGGCCCGGCCTGTGCCATTCCTCTGTGGGAGATAGGAGTGATGCCCAAGAGCCTCTGTGTACACCACCCGAGGCCCTGAAGACAGTGTCCTCACTCATCTGTGCATTCCATCAGCCCTGAGGTGTTGGGCATGGACTCCATGACAGCCAGGAACAAGAGATTCTTGCCCTCCTGGGGCTGGCATTCTGGGGGGAGGTAGAGGGCACATACAGAGCTATGTGTTGGGAGGGGCGGTAAGGACACCACTGAGTGAGTGAGTGCGTAGGTGGGAGAGAGCATTGGCTGTTTTACATAGTGGTCAGGGAGGGCCTctctggggaggtgagggagtgaGACAGGCAGCTGGCTGGTGGAACagcatcccaggcagagggaagagtcaGTGTGAAGAATGCCTGGTGCGTTTGAGAAAAAGCAAGGAGAAGGCAAGTGTGGCCAGAGCAGAGGGGAGCAAGGAGGAAATGAGGGGAGATCAGGGTGGTTTGGAAGGCTAATCACACAGGGCTTGTGGGCTTTGGAAAGGATGGATTTTGGCTTCAGTCTGAGCGAGTTGGGAGCCATCAGAGATTCTGAGCAGAGATGGAGATCAGACTTAGGTTTTCACAGGCGTCGTTACAGGGGGGTGTGAGGGCAGAGCTGGAAGCCCAGTGAGGAAAAGAGGTGACCGCAGTAGAGACAGAGGCTGGGCGGGGGGCTCACAGAGGCTCTAGAAAGAGCTGCCTGTTACGTGCTGGATAGCAAATAGGAGAAGAATAAAGATGTAAGCTTATTAGCCatttatccttttctctttcatttttaggtacaatattttatatacagtGACATGCACAAATCTTAAGTGAACTGTTGGATGAGttttgacataaaatttaccaactTTACCATTTTCAAGTGTGCAGTTCAATGGTACGTTCACATTGTcgtgcaaccattaccaccaccatccACAGAACTCTCTTGATCTTGTAAAATGAAAACTccataaaaataacaatgattcctcattccccctcctcccagcccctggcagccaccattcttcttcttcttcttcttcttctttttttttttagtgagctttgtatccaacatggggcttgaactcacaaccccaaaagcAAGAGTCACTTGCCTcgcccactgagccagccaggcaccctattGCCATTCTATTTTTAGTCTCATCAATTTGGCTAGTCTGGGTACCTCCTAGAAGTGGCCTCATACAGGATtcatctttttgtgactggcttgcTTCACTTAGGAgtatgtcctccaggttcatctttGTTATCGCATTTGtccaaatgttcttttttttttaagatttatttgagaaagcaagcataagtagggggaggggcaaagggagagggagaagcagacttcctgttgaacagggagcctgacacagggcttgatcccaggaccctgagatcacgacccaagccaaaggcagacacttcaccaactgagccccaggtatatatatgtgtg
Protein-coding sequences here:
- the PNMA8A gene encoding paraneoplastic antigen-like protein 8A, producing the protein MAMNLLEDWCRGMEVDIHRSLLVTGIPEDCGQAEIEETLNGVLSPLGPYFVLNKIFLREENAKAALIEVGEGVNLRAIPREFPGRGGVWRVVCRDPTQDAEFLKNLSEFLDAEGRTWEDVVRLLQLGHPPGPQNQPRENWAEALGVLLGAVVQIIFYMDAEIRSREEVRVQEVADAQAVATSAPASAARRKIKKEPGRAAEVGSALKIENPDCWHDLGDEGDPPKPVVLRAGAKNRSRRKKQRKNPKQESVPWKKPKGQHSNSSGSLEDLEADGAENTEVSEYIRSNKKPCVKQEESALKNPVAKCAWKAPSTPSHDPPSEAVSPGVALESDQDGGQEGPPKKKAMSWALAKNPPPMRKKKKVSLGPVSYVLVDSEDAKKKPAIAKKGPGSRRDASVRKALRGPQPEGLPASTSQGPKAKPEGSPPASSGQNGNRSHLGCASKWMSGEEQEQQVGAEALGGMAGQVVREEDPSAAEEADNTPAEASEGESPDLPPRSP